The Flavobacterium sp. K5-23 genome segment ATTTCTTTCAAGTATATAAAGATTTAGAAAACAAATCTGTTGATGTAGGTGGATGGGGAGATAAAGATGAGGCGTATGCTATTTTGAAAGCATGTAAAGAGCGTTTCGATCAAATCGAAAATAAACCAGAAGGATTGTTCAGTATTAAATAATCCACATCTTTATAAATGTAAAAAAAGCAATATTCTATTGAGAGTATTGCTTTTTTTGTTTACATTCGTTTTTGTACTCTATTGATTATTAACCAAAAACCAAAACGAATTTATGAACACATTTATGATTTGGATGCCAATAGTAATGGCATTTGTTGGGCTTGCATTTATGCTTGCAAAAAGAGCTTGGGTATTAAAACAAGATCCAGGTGATGGAAAAATGAAAGAAATTTCAGATTACATCTACGAAGGAGCATTGGCATTTCTTAAAGCAGAATATAGATTATTAACCTTTTTTGTAATAGGAGCGAGTATCGTTTTGACCGGACTTTCAATTGTAGTTCCTACTACTCACATTTTAATTGTAGTTGCTTTTGTTTTCGGAGCCTTTTTCTCAGCGCTTGCTGGAAATATGGGAATGAAAATAGCAACTAAAACTAACGTTAGAACAACACAAGCAGCAAGGACTAGTTTGCCTCAGGCATTAAAAGTGTCTTTTGGCGGAGGAACTGTAATGGGTCTTGGTGTTGCAGGTTTAGCCGTTTTAGGTTTAACCTCATTCTTTATATTCTTTTTTCATTTTTTCATGAACGGTGTGTGGACTTCTACGGAAGACATGACTATAGTATTAGAAACATTAGCCGGGTTTTCTCTTGGAGCTGAATCTATTGCTTTGTTTGCACGTGTAGGTGGAGGTATTTACACTAAAGCTGCCGATGTTGGTGCGGATTTAGTAGGTAAAGTAGAAGCAGGAATTCCTGAAGATGATCCACGTAATCCAGCGACTATTGCTGACAATGTGGGGGATAACGTAGGTGATGTTGCTGGTATGGGAGCTGATTTATTTGGTTCTTATGTTGCTACAGTATTAGCCGCAATGGTACTTGGTAATTATGTTATCAAGGATATGGGTGGTAAAATTGATGATGCTTTTGGCGGTATCGGACCTATCTTATTGCCAATGGCAATTGCAGGTTTCGGAATCCTTTTTTCTATCATTGGTACAATGCTGGTAAAAATCACTGATGATAATGCAAAAGAAGCACAGGTTCAAAAAGCTTTAAATATTGGTAACTGGGTTTCTATTGGTTTAACACTTGTAGCTTGTTATTTCCTTGTACAATATATGTTGCCTGAAACTATGAAAATGGATTTCTTTGGTGAAGGATCTAAAGACATCTCTTCAATGCGTGTTTTCTACGCTACCATTGTTGGTTTAGTTGTTGGAGCTTCAATTTCTTCAGTAACGGAATATTACACGGGATTAGGAACAAAACCAGTTATGGCTATCGTGCAAAAATCAAGCACGGGAGCTGGAACTAACGTAATTGCAGGTTTAGCAACAGGAATGATTTCTACGTTTCCAACAGTATTGTTATTTGCTGCTGCAATTTGGACTTCCTACGCTTTAGCTGGATTTTATGGGGTTGCCTTGGCAGCTTCTGCAATGATGGCAACAACTGCTATGCAACTGGCAATCGATGCATTTGGACCTATTTCTGATAATGCAGGAGGAATCGCTGAGATGAGTGAATTGCCAAAAGAAGTTCGTACAAGAACGGATATATTGGATTCAGTAGGAAATACTACGGCTGCAACTGGTAAAGGTTTTGCAATTGCTTCGGCGGCATTGACTTCACTGGCTTTATTTGCTGCTTATGTAACTTTTACTGGAATTGACGGGATCAATATATTTAAAGCGCCTGTTTTAGCGATGTTATTTGTAGGAGGGATGATTCCTGTGGTTTTCTCTGCTTTGGCAATGAATTCTGTAGGTAAGGCCGCTATGGATATGGTATATGAAGTGCGTCGTCAGTTTAAGGAAATTCCAGGGATTATGGAAGGAACCGGAAAGCCAGATTATGCTAAATGCGTTGACATCTCTACTAAGGCCGCATTGCGTGAAATGATGCTTCCTGGAATATTGACAATTGGTTTCCCTATTGCAATTGTTCTTTTAGGGAAATTGGTTTATAGTGATAACAATCAAATGATAGCTGAAATGCTTGGAGGATATATGGCAGGAGTTACCGTTTCTGGTGTTCTTTGGGCTGTTTTTCAAAACAATGCAGGAGGTGCTTGGGACAATGCCAAGAAATCTTTTGAAGCAGGAGTGATGATCAACGGTGAAATGACATTCAAAGGTTCTGATGCGCATAAAGCAGCTGTAACTGGAGATACAGTAGGAGATCCATTTAAAGACACTTCTGGACCATCGATGAACATCTTGATTAAGTTGACTTGTTTAATAGGGCTTGTTATTGCGCCTATTTTAGGAAACGGTACGCATACAATATCTGATACTGCCACTTGTTGTATTAGTGCGGCTCAATGCGATTCCAAATCTAAAGAAGAATGTGTTGCTAAAGGTTGTGCAAATACAAATTGTGACTACATGGCGCATTCTAATAAAATGATGCATTCAGTGACTAAAGAAGTTACCATTGAAAAAACAAATGACAATGGAGTTGTTACTGCAACAATAACTTCTACGATTAATGGTAATGTAGAAAAAAATGTTTTTAAAGGAACGGAAGCTGAAGTTCAGGCAAAAATTGATGCTTTGAAATAAAACATCGTTTTACTTAATATAAAAATGCCTCGCGAATTGCGAGGCATTTTTTTGTTTTATAAAATAATTTTAATCCAGTTTCGGCTCCCTCTCGTTTGGAGAGGGTTGGGGAGAGGACTAAAACAAACCGTTTATCTCTGCGTCGATTCTGTTGATAATGGTTCCTAAATCTTCAGGTTTATCAACAAAGTTAATGTTGTCTACGTCTATAATTAATAATTTACCTCTATCGTAAGTATGAATCCATGCTTCGTAACGTTCATTTAAACGGCTTAAATAGTCAATAGAAATCGTGGATTCGTAATCACGCCCACGTTTATGAATTTGCCCCACTAAATTAGGTATAGAACTTCTTAAATAGATTAATAAATCAGGAGCTTTAACCGTTGATTCCATCAATTCAAAAAGAGAAGAATAATTTTGAAAATCACGATTGGTCATTAATCCCATTGAATAAAGATTGGGCGCAAAAATATGTGCATCTTCATAAATGGTCCTGTCTTGGATGATTTTTTTACCGCTTTCGCGAATTTGTTTCACCTGTCTAAAACGACTATTGAGGAAATAAATCTGTAAATTAAAGGACCAACGCTCCATCTGATGGTAAAAATCATCTAGATATGGATTGTCAACCACATCCTCAAAATGAGGTTCCCATTTAAAATGTTTCGCTAATAAACGAGTTAAAGTAGTTTTTCCTGACCCTATATTTCCTGCTATTGCTATGTGCATTACGGTATTGTGATTTTATAATTTGTAATTTCTTCGGATGTAAAAATAGATAAAATTTGGTCCTTGTATTGAAAATATTTAAAGGATTTATTAATATTAACAATTGAATATATAATATCCTTTTTTAAATCCTGAAGAATGATTTTTTCGTCTTTTAAAATTAGCGCCATATTATTGGGGAGCAACTGTATTTGTTCAAAATTTGAAACCTTTCCAATTGCAGTGATTTTTCCAAAGATATCTATCTTATACCAGTTTGATTTACTGTCTACCCACTGAAATGTATTGAAATCAGAATAGTAATATTTAAAATTTTCCTGCAAGGGAGTAGAAATGGTTTTGTAGTCGTTTTTTAAATAATCATATAGTCCTATTTGCTGGTTTAAATTATTGTATATCCACAATTGATTTTGTGATGCAATTCCTGTTGCGGTGACTGCTATGGGCACACTGTTTTCTGAGAAATTTATTCTTTTAGTCTCATTGAGTTGATTGTCAAGCAGAATTATGGTATTGAAGTTCTCGTAAAAAAGGACAATTCTTAAAGGATTTTGCAGATCTATTTTAGTGGTTTTCCCCAATGAAAAATTTTTATATTCAAATGATTCATTCGTTTTGGTTTTTAGTAAAACCTTGTTTTTTATGGAATAGTGATAGCCAAACTGATCCTTCCCGATATACTCATCAGCTTCAAATGGAACTGTGTTAATTTTTTCAGCTTCAATTTTAAGGGTTTGCCCAATCACCGGAATGTAGAATAAGACTAATAAGAATGTGATGCATTTTTTCATGATAAGCTAAATTACAATTAAACCTTTTATAAATTTATAGGTCTTACCTTTTTTAATCAAATAGCTGTAACAATAAATCAATTTTGTTGTCCTACTAAGCTTAAATCAATTAATACAAACTTGTTATGAATAAATATTTTGTAAGCGCTGCATTTGCCATAGTTTCTTTTTTAGGGATTAATGCTCAGGAATTTCAAGGAATGGCGGTTTATGAGTCTAAAACCAGCACTTCTGATATGAAAACCAGAATGGAAGGTAATAAAGACATGACTCCAGACATGAAAAAAATGATTGAAGACCGAATGAAGTCTATGTTTGAAAAAACATTTATTCTTAATTTCGATAAGTCAGCCTCTATTTATAAAGAAGAAGAAAAATTAGAAGCCCAAGGTCAAGGCGGTGGTGGAATGAGAATGATGAGCTCTATGATGGGTGGTGGCGGTTCCTATTACAAAAATGTAAAAGAGAAAACCTATGTGGTTGACAAGGAATTTATGGGTAAAGAATTTTTAGTAAAAGATTCATTGCCTAATTTAAAATGGAAAATGGAAGGGGAAACCCGTGTGATAGGAGGATATAATTGCTTTAAAGCAACAGCTGTTCTTCCTGTAAGCAAGTCTGATTTTAGAAATTTTAGACCTAAAAAGGAAGAGAAGGAAGAAGTGAAAACTGATGAAAAAGAAAAGAAAACAAACTTCATGGCAGATCTTGAAATGCCAAAGGAAACGGTTGTTACGGCTTGGTACACGCCTGAAATTCCAGTTAATCAAGGACCTGATAAATACTGGGGATTACCTGGTTTGATATTGGAAATAAATGATGGCAAAACGGTTGTTTTATGTTCTAAAGTAGTGTTAAATCCAAAAACTAAAGCGGATATCAAAGCACCGACAAAAGGAAAGACAATTTCTCAAAATGATTATGACGAAACGGTTATGAAAAAAATGAAGGAAATGCAGGAAATGAATCAAGGTCGTGAAGGAAATGGCGGAATGCGTATGCGTATTGGGCATTAATTCAATTGATAATTAAAAAAACTTGTTTATCCTATCTCTGTCTATATGAAAAAATTACTATTTATTGCCTTTCTTTTTATTTGTTCATTTTCTTATTCTCAATCTATCAAACTGGAAGGGGTCGTTACTGATACAAAAGCAACTTCTCTTGAAATGGCCAATGTTATGGCTGTGAATAATGACACAAAAGCCATGGATTCCTATGCCATTACAAATGATAAAGGGAAATTCGTGCTTAATTTAAAGCCTAACGCAGCTTATAGTATAAAAATAAGTTATTTAGGAATGCAGAATAAAGAAATAGAAATCATTACTTCTAATGAAAATATTACTAAAACAATTGTGCTTCAAGAAGGGGGTATTGAATTAAACGGAGTTGAAATTATCCGTGAAATGCCGGTTTCCATTAAAGGCGATACAATAGTTTATAACGCTGACTCATTTAAATCAGGTACTGAAAGAAAGCTGGAAGATATACTTAAAAAATTACCTGGTGTAGAAGTAAATGCAGATGGAGAAGTTGAGGTTGAAGGGAAAAAAGTCACTAAGTTAATGATTGACGGAAAAGATTTTTTTGACGGGGATACAAAACTTGGAGTAAAAAACATTCCTGCTGATGCAATTGATAAAGTGCAGGTATTGAGAAATTACAGTGAAATTGGCGCTCTGAAAGGGGTTGAGAATAATCAGGATAATTTAGCGATGAATATCAAGTTAAAATCAGGAAAGAAGAATTTTTGGTTTGGAGATGTTACCGCTGGTATTGGAGCTTATAATGAATGGGATCGTTATATCGTAAACCCTAAATTATTCTATTACAGTCCTAACTACAGTGTGAATTTCATAACTAACTTTAATAACATTGGTGAGTTGCCATTAACCGCACAGGATTATTTTAAGTTTACCGGTGGATTCAGGAGTATGATGAGAAAGGGAGGAAGCAATTTTAATGTTTCTTCTAACGATTTAGGGATTTCACTATTGAGAAACAATCGCGCCAAGGAAATTGAAACGCAATTTGGTGCTGGTAATTTTTCTTATAATGTTACAAAAGCATGGACATTAAGTGGATTTGCAATTTTGTCTTCATCAGATACGGAGCTGGAAACTAAATCTCAATCAACAATATTAGATTCTGGAAACCAGCAAAAAAGTGATGAAAATTCACGTCAGAACAACAACTTAGGATTGTTTAAATTGAGTTCTTCTTTCAAACCCAATAAAAAACTACAGTTTGATTATGATGTTCTTGCTAAATTGACAAAACAAAGCGAGATTAGTTCTTTACAAAGAGAATCAATTATAAATAATAACTCTACAACCGAAACGATAATCACAGATAAAAATCAAGATCCTACATCAGTTAATCAAAATCTAAGTTTGTATTATACTAAAAATGATAAAAACATTTTTGCTTTCGAAATGCAACATTTGTATCAGGACGAAAACCCTTTCTATAATGCTAATTTGCAAACGCAACCCTTTAATTTAAGTGGGTATGTTTCTGGGCAAAATAGAAACGACTTGAATCAAAACCGTTTTGTGAAAACAAATAAATTAGATGCAAAACTTGATTACTATTATATGGTTACACCAAAAAGTAATATCAATGTAACTTTAGGTAATACTAATTCATATCAAAATTTCAATTCCCATATCTTTCAAATGTTAGATAATGGAGTCGCAAATAATTTGACTGATTCACAAAATAACAATCAGGTTACTTATGATTTTAATGATGTGTTTTTAGGATTACATTATAAAATGTTATTAGGAAAATTAACTTTTACACCAGGTGTGAGTTTGCATTATTATGATATGAATAATGGGCAACTTGGAACTGGATTTACGCAGTCATTTTATAGAGTTTTGCCGGATGTTTTTGCTTTATACCAAATAAAAAAAGCCGAATCTTTGACCTATAATTTCTCGTTGTCAAATGACTTTACTGATATAAATAGATTGGCAGAAGGATTTGTTTTGTCTAGTTTCAATAGTTTATTTAGAGGAAATAGAGAATTAGAAAACGCCACTTCTCAAGTGCATTCATTGCGTTATTTTAAGTATAATATGTTTAATTTCGAAAATATTTTTGCTAATGCATCCTATTCTAGAAAAGTTGACGCGGTAAAATCAAGAGCTAATTTTGTTGGGATTAATCAGTCAACAAGTCCTTTCAACTCTAATCTTGCTGACGAAACGCTTTCAGGAGCGGGAAGTTACGGTCGTTCGTTTTTAAAGAACTATAAAGCCTCTGCAAATGTAAGTTTGAACTGGTCTAAATTCAATAATATTCAAAATAACCTTCAAGCGACTACTGAGAGTTATACTCAAAGTTATACCGTGAAAGCATCGACTAATTATAAGAACATGCCTAATTTAGAAGTTGGTTATAACTTAGTTGCTAATAAATACAGTGGATCTACATTTATAACGGAGAAACCTTTTGCTAAACTGGATTATTACTTTTTGAAGAGTTTCTCTTTTGTGACTGAATATGAGTTCTATCACTATTACAATAAGTCTAGAACGGTTGAAAACGAATATGATTTTTTAACAGCCAGTTTGATTTATCAAAAGAAAGGTAGTAAGTGGGAGTATAAAGTTGCTGCAACTAATATCCTGAATACACAGACATTAAATGATGATAATTTCTCTCAGTTTTCTACCAGAACTTCACAATATTCGGTTCAACCTAGATATGTTGTTTTTAGTTTAAGGTATAATTTGTAACAATTCATAAGTTTTTATAATTTAGTTCTAATGATAATGTTTTTCAATATTGAGAAACCATTACTTTTATTACAGAATTTAATTTCTAATAATTATAAAAATGAAGAATGTCGCTATAGTATTTGCTTTTTTTACTTTTGGTTTCGCTAATTCACAAGCTCCTTTAGCAGCAGGAGGGTTGCAGTTAAATGCAGGTATAGGTTCTTCAGGATGGGGAACGCCAGTTTATTTTGGTCTTGATTACGGTATTGCAAGTAACTTTACACTTGGTGGAGAGTTGTCTTACCAATCGTATAATCAAAAATTTGGCTCAAGTAATTTAAAAAGTTCGATTATTGGCATTCAAGCCAATGGTAATTACCATTTCAACGAAGTGTTGAAAATTCCTAGTCAATGGGATTTTTATGCTGGTGCAAACTTGAGCTACTATAATTGGAATTCTAAATTTGATGGAATTAAATACGATTATAATGATGAAGATAATTTTGGTATTGGATTACAATTAGGTAGTCGTTATTTTTTCAATGACAATTTTGGAGTTAATATTCAATTTGGTGGAGGTAATGTTGTAAATAGTGCTAAAGTTGGAGTCACATTTAAAATGTAAAAATAACTCATATAAACACAAAGGGCTGTCTTGATAAAAGACAGCCCTTTTTTTTAATTCAGTTTTATTTCTTTATTTTCAAAAGAGTTTTGATGTTAAAAGCATCAATAGTTGTTTCATTCTCTCGGTAGTTTATAGTTACAGATTCATATTGTAATAATAGTTCGTATTTAGAGGTGATAATTCTTTGGGTGATTTTTTTATTATTATTTTTTGCTTTAAAAGTAGCTGTTGTTTTGATAAAATTATTGATTTTTATAGGAATAACGTCATCGTTTATTTTTAAGGCAACACCATAATCAGTTGAAGTATAATTAATGGAGTAGGGTTTATTGCTCCATTGGACACAATTTTTACAAGTGTAATTATTATTGTTATTAAGTTCAAAGGCAAAGTCATAACCCTTTATTTCGGCTATTCCACCGTCATCATTATTATAATAATGGTAATATATTGGTTCTTCGGCTTCAGTTGCGCCTCTGTATGATCTTCTGTATTTGTATCCTAGTGCTTCCATAATGGCAAAACTGCTAGGCTCTTTGTCTTTTTTAGCTAATTGATTGATTTTTAATGAAAGAGGTGCTAAAGCTTCAATACCATAATGATCATTGATGAATTCAATAATACTACTTAAATCTTGCTCTTCTTTATAGGTGAGTTTTGTTTTTTTATTGTCTACAATATATTCTTTAAATCGGTTCAATTGACTTCTTTTGGATACGGAATCCGCACTTTGCGGGCCTATAATAGTAAGAAGTGCAATAACACACATGGTAATAGGAATGAATTTGATTTCGGGATTTTTTTTGAATATAAAATAAGCAGTTAATAAACTGAGCCATAATGCTAAAGCAAAAACAAAATATCTTTCGTGTGTAAAGCCATAAAGATCAATACGGTATAAAATAGCCCAAAACAAAAGCCCTAACAAAGGGACAAGTAAATAGTAAAACCATTTATGAAACGTTCGAATCCATACATTTTCGACATCTTTTGCAATAGGGTATATTAGCAATAAAGACAAAATACCAAAAACAGCAAATACAAGAATCAAATTAGAGACCCAGCCAATAGGTAACGAAAAGGTGGCTATTATTTTTAATTCGTAAGACAGCAGGATAACCAGGTAAATGCTAATTAAAGGCACTAGAACATACTGCGTAAACTTTTTTAGGCCAATGGGGTAGTTTAATGCTAATGGAGCTTTAGAATCATTTGTTTCGGGTACACCTGTCAAGAAAAAGAGTGTGTTAAATATTCCGGCTATGATTAAAAACAAATGCACGTAAATTTTATCGTAAAATTTGATTTCAAATAAAAGATTTATCGCCAGTAAGGCAAAGGATAATCCAGCATAAATAACCATACTATACAATCCAGCTGTCAAAATGCGAAGAAAAAGTTGCTTGTTGAATTCCCAAAAAGCTTCAGGATCGTATTTTTTATGAATAAATGCAGCAAACGAAACCAATAGATGTAAGCCTAGATTTAAGGCTAAAAATTGA includes the following:
- a CDS encoding carboxypeptidase-like regulatory domain-containing protein; amino-acid sequence: MKKLLFIAFLFICSFSYSQSIKLEGVVTDTKATSLEMANVMAVNNDTKAMDSYAITNDKGKFVLNLKPNAAYSIKISYLGMQNKEIEIITSNENITKTIVLQEGGIELNGVEIIREMPVSIKGDTIVYNADSFKSGTERKLEDILKKLPGVEVNADGEVEVEGKKVTKLMIDGKDFFDGDTKLGVKNIPADAIDKVQVLRNYSEIGALKGVENNQDNLAMNIKLKSGKKNFWFGDVTAGIGAYNEWDRYIVNPKLFYYSPNYSVNFITNFNNIGELPLTAQDYFKFTGGFRSMMRKGGSNFNVSSNDLGISLLRNNRAKEIETQFGAGNFSYNVTKAWTLSGFAILSSSDTELETKSQSTILDSGNQQKSDENSRQNNNLGLFKLSSSFKPNKKLQFDYDVLAKLTKQSEISSLQRESIINNNSTTETIITDKNQDPTSVNQNLSLYYTKNDKNIFAFEMQHLYQDENPFYNANLQTQPFNLSGYVSGQNRNDLNQNRFVKTNKLDAKLDYYYMVTPKSNINVTLGNTNSYQNFNSHIFQMLDNGVANNLTDSQNNNQVTYDFNDVFLGLHYKMLLGKLTFTPGVSLHYYDMNNGQLGTGFTQSFYRVLPDVFALYQIKKAESLTYNFSLSNDFTDINRLAEGFVLSSFNSLFRGNRELENATSQVHSLRYFKYNMFNFENIFANASYSRKVDAVKSRANFVGINQSTSPFNSNLADETLSGAGSYGRSFLKNYKASANVSLNWSKFNNIQNNLQATTESYTQSYTVKASTNYKNMPNLEVGYNLVANKYSGSTFITEKPFAKLDYYFLKSFSFVTEYEFYHYYNKSRTVENEYDFLTASLIYQKKGSKWEYKVAATNILNTQTLNDDNFSQFSTRTSQYSVQPRYVVFSLRYNL
- a CDS encoding GLPGLI family protein, translated to MNKYFVSAAFAIVSFLGINAQEFQGMAVYESKTSTSDMKTRMEGNKDMTPDMKKMIEDRMKSMFEKTFILNFDKSASIYKEEEKLEAQGQGGGGMRMMSSMMGGGGSYYKNVKEKTYVVDKEFMGKEFLVKDSLPNLKWKMEGETRVIGGYNCFKATAVLPVSKSDFRNFRPKKEEKEEVKTDEKEKKTNFMADLEMPKETVVTAWYTPEIPVNQGPDKYWGLPGLILEINDGKTVVLCSKVVLNPKTKADIKAPTKGKTISQNDYDETVMKKMKEMQEMNQGREGNGGMRMRIGH
- a CDS encoding sodium-translocating pyrophosphatase; this translates as MNTFMIWMPIVMAFVGLAFMLAKRAWVLKQDPGDGKMKEISDYIYEGALAFLKAEYRLLTFFVIGASIVLTGLSIVVPTTHILIVVAFVFGAFFSALAGNMGMKIATKTNVRTTQAARTSLPQALKVSFGGGTVMGLGVAGLAVLGLTSFFIFFFHFFMNGVWTSTEDMTIVLETLAGFSLGAESIALFARVGGGIYTKAADVGADLVGKVEAGIPEDDPRNPATIADNVGDNVGDVAGMGADLFGSYVATVLAAMVLGNYVIKDMGGKIDDAFGGIGPILLPMAIAGFGILFSIIGTMLVKITDDNAKEAQVQKALNIGNWVSIGLTLVACYFLVQYMLPETMKMDFFGEGSKDISSMRVFYATIVGLVVGASISSVTEYYTGLGTKPVMAIVQKSSTGAGTNVIAGLATGMISTFPTVLLFAAAIWTSYALAGFYGVALAASAMMATTAMQLAIDAFGPISDNAGGIAEMSELPKEVRTRTDILDSVGNTTAATGKGFAIASAALTSLALFAAYVTFTGIDGINIFKAPVLAMLFVGGMIPVVFSALAMNSVGKAAMDMVYEVRRQFKEIPGIMEGTGKPDYAKCVDISTKAALREMMLPGILTIGFPIAIVLLGKLVYSDNNQMIAEMLGGYMAGVTVSGVLWAVFQNNAGGAWDNAKKSFEAGVMINGEMTFKGSDAHKAAVTGDTVGDPFKDTSGPSMNILIKLTCLIGLVIAPILGNGTHTISDTATCCISAAQCDSKSKEECVAKGCANTNCDYMAHSNKMMHSVTKEVTIEKTNDNGVVTATITSTINGNVEKNVFKGTEAEVQAKIDALK
- a CDS encoding deoxynucleoside kinase, translating into MHIAIAGNIGSGKTTLTRLLAKHFKWEPHFEDVVDNPYLDDFYHQMERWSFNLQIYFLNSRFRQVKQIRESGKKIIQDRTIYEDAHIFAPNLYSMGLMTNRDFQNYSSLFELMESTVKAPDLLIYLRSSIPNLVGQIHKRGRDYESTISIDYLSRLNERYEAWIHTYDRGKLLIIDVDNINFVDKPEDLGTIINRIDAEINGLF
- a CDS encoding DUF4153 domain-containing protein; this translates as MARFPSFQKIIDNTLSTISRFPLETVTTVLGTIMAIYLSEEHSGPMEKIYLKTLLCCSLCLALFLSITLYFSRDLKNNALRFGSSIILGSIIVLFVFNFSNPIKTYEIYQFLALNLGLHLLVSFAAFIHKKYDPEAFWEFNKQLFLRILTAGLYSMVIYAGLSFALLAINLLFEIKFYDKIYVHLFLIIAGIFNTLFFLTGVPETNDSKAPLALNYPIGLKKFTQYVLVPLISIYLVILLSYELKIIATFSLPIGWVSNLILVFAVFGILSLLLIYPIAKDVENVWIRTFHKWFYYLLVPLLGLLFWAILYRIDLYGFTHERYFVFALALWLSLLTAYFIFKKNPEIKFIPITMCVIALLTIIGPQSADSVSKRSQLNRFKEYIVDNKKTKLTYKEEQDLSSIIEFINDHYGIEALAPLSLKINQLAKKDKEPSSFAIMEALGYKYRRSYRGATEAEEPIYYHYYNNDDGGIAEIKGYDFAFELNNNNNYTCKNCVQWSNKPYSINYTSTDYGVALKINDDVIPIKINNFIKTTATFKAKNNNKKITQRIITSKYELLLQYESVTINYRENETTIDAFNIKTLLKIKK
- a CDS encoding outer membrane beta-barrel protein, producing MKNVAIVFAFFTFGFANSQAPLAAGGLQLNAGIGSSGWGTPVYFGLDYGIASNFTLGGELSYQSYNQKFGSSNLKSSIIGIQANGNYHFNEVLKIPSQWDFYAGANLSYYNWNSKFDGIKYDYNDEDNFGIGLQLGSRYFFNDNFGVNIQFGGGNVVNSAKVGVTFKM